The following proteins are co-located in the Anas platyrhynchos isolate ZD024472 breed Pekin duck chromosome 1, IASCAAS_PekinDuck_T2T, whole genome shotgun sequence genome:
- the LOC139999010 gene encoding inositol 1,4,5-trisphosphate receptor-interacting protein-like 1 codes for MARLIFLALAVLGVAQKPWLVNDPLDRDGCERMQQYAEQLTEGMARLVQAVEETNQQQSWVALGALLFTALKQWQFWALVKLLVLVFGLCCWLRKRSREPGSSNSEHGSSTREEENNDDGDDTDEDGDSDDSWDLGRVWADSTQWPAPCMADKCQMVEELVEELLGACRRLSGNCLFNPRLQPAIGIGCLYEGWSAREDNVLYRLLVPLRPPPGHAFHPELGAEGETPARKPGLRVELECACVRECLVGDMLCFLHHSEDELRRRQEPSLLRTLCSGSYLDVEKTTCWFQALVKAAWERLLQSRHCHLTVLPSRCSCKIRLANASKSTLSIEFTLGVQMDNSDSFLSLE; via the coding sequence ATGGCTCGGCTGATCTTCCTcgccctggctgtgctgggcgTTGCCCAGAAGCCATGGCTGGTGAACGATCCACTGGATAGAGATGGCTGTGAGAGAATGCAGCAGTACGCGGAGCAGCTGACTGAGGGCATGGCTCGGCTGGTGCAAGCGGTGGAGGAGACgaaccagcagcagagctgggtggcCCTGGGAGCTCTGCTCTTCACCGCATTGAAGCAGTGGCAGTTCTGGGCCTTGGTCAAGCTCCTTGTCCTGGTCTttgggctctgctgctggctcagGAAACGGAGCCGTGAAccaggcagcagcaacagcGAACACGGCAGCTCTACAAGAGAGGAGGAGAACAACGATGATGGCGATGACACAGACGAAGATGGTGACTCTGATGACAGCTGGGATCTGGGCAGAGTTTGGGCAGATAGCACCCAGTGGCCGGCGCCGTGCATGGCTGACAAGTGCCAGatggtggaggagctggtggaggAACTTCTTGGTGCCTGCCGAAGACTCTCCGGGAACTGTCTCTTCAACCCACGGCTGCAGCCGGCCATCGGCATAGGCTGCCTCTATGAAGGCTGGAGTGCCCGGGAAGACAACGTCCTGTACCGCCTGCTCGTGCCCCTGAGGCCTCCCCCTGGGCACGCCTTCCACCCGGAGCTGGGCGCCGAGGGGGAGACGCCAGCAAGGAAGCCCGGCCTGCGCGTGGAGCTGGAGTGCGCGTGCGTGAGGGAGTGTCTGGTGGGGGACATGCTGTGCTTCCTCCACCACTCCGAGGATGAGCTGAGGAGAAGACAGGAGCCCAGCCTGCTGCGCACCCTCTGCAGCGGCTCCTACCTGGATGTGGAGAAAACCACCTGCTGGTTCCAGGCCTTGGTGAAAGCAGCCTGGGAGCGTCTGCTGCAGTCGCGCCACTGCCACCTGACGGTGCTGCCCTCCCGCTGCTCCTGCAAGATCAGGCTGGCCAACGCCTCCAAGAGCACCCTCTCCATCGAGTTCACGCTTGGGGTGCAGATGGACAACTCGGACTCCTTCCTGAGCCTGGAGTAA